The Mycolicibacterium aichiense region AGCGATCCTCCATGCGGCTGGTGAATGATCCGCCGCCACCCTTGGGCCGGCGCTGACGCGAACCGGACGACGGCGGGCCCGAGCGATCCCGGCCGCCTGCGACGCGCGGGCCGGTGATCGCGAAGACCACGCCGCCGAACATCACCACGAAGCCGATCACCGACAGGATCGGGAAGCTTCCGATCATCGTGGCCTTGAACGCAACCCCGGCAACCAGCATCGCCAGACCGATCACGAACAGGCCGGCGCCCTGCAGCCGTCTGCGCGTGGAGGGGGCCCGCAGAGTTCCGCCCCGCACACTCGAGGCGAACTTGGGGTCCTCGGCATAGAGAGCGCTCTCGATCTGATCGAGCATGCGCTGCTCATGATCGGAGAGTGGCATTCGTCCCTCCTTGCCGACACGGCCGGTCACGATTCCGATAAAACTTGGCTGCCCAGCAATCTACGGGGCGACTAACCAAATGATACGAGCTAGATGTGCGGCGTACCACCTAGTTGGTCCACCCGATTGTAGCTGTGTCCAGGCGTTGTTCTGTCCTCGCCATCACCGCGTAAGGGCCTGGTCACCACAGCACCGGCAGAGCCGGGCCGCGAGTGCACCGATAATGGCCATGCACCCCGGATCCATCGACCGACAGAAAGGCATCGTGGCGTTGGCGACTTTCCTCATCGATCTGTCGCCCACCGACATGGCGCAGCGTCTTCACGACGCTCTGAGCGTGTACGTCGACGCCATGCGCTACCCGCGCGGCACCGAGGGCCAGCGGGCGGCGATGTGGCTCGAGCACACCCGCAGGCAGGGGTGGAAAGCCGTCGCAGCCGTGGAAGCCGACACCGCACCCGCCGCGGAGCCCGGCGCCGCGCAACTGTCGGCCGCTCCCCTGCTCGGTATCGCCTATGGCTACTGCGGCGCGCCCGACCAGTGGTGGCAGCAGCAGGTGGTGGCCGGGCTGCACCGCATCGGCGTGCCCGCCGAGGAGATCGGCCGGCTGACCAGCAGCTACTTCGAGCTGACCGAGCTTCACATCCACCCGAGCGCCCAAGGTCGCGGACTGGGTGAGGCGCTGGCCCGGCGGCTGCTGGCCGACCGGGGCGAGTCCCACGTACTGCTGTCGACCCCGGAGATCGTCGGCGAGGCCAACCGCGCCTGGCGGCTCTATCGCCGACTCGGCTTCACCGACGTGATCCGCGGCTACCACTTCGCAGGTGATCCGCGGGCGTTCGCGATTCTGGGTCGTAGCCTCCCGCTGTAGCGCGGATCTGGCACGATACCCACGTGCGCGACCGATCCCGCCGCCTGCGCTTACGCGCCCTGGCGTTGTTGCTGCTCATCGTCGCCCCCTTGGCGGTCGGCTGTGTGCGAGTCCACGCCTCGATCACGGTGTCCCCGGACGACCAGGTCTCCGGTCAGATCATCGCCGCCGCCAAAGCCCGTGACTCGGACGACCAGGGGCCGCAGTTCGACCTCAATGTGCCGTTCAGCCAGAAGATCTCGGTGTCGAAGTACGAATCCGACGACTTCGTCGGCTCCGAGGCGGTGTTCTCCAACCTCAGCTTCTCCGAGGTGCCACAGCTGGCCAACCTCAACCGCGAGGCCGCCGGGGTGGACATCTCGCTGCGCCGGGCAGGCAATCTGGTGATCCTCGAAGGCCGCGTCGACCTCACCAGCGTCACCGACACCGACGCTGACGTTTCGCTGACGGTTTCCTTCCCCGGCGAGGTGACCTCGACCAACGGCGACCGCCTCGACACCGACGTCGTCGAGTGGAAGCTCAAGCCTGGTGTGGTGTCGACGATGAGTGCCCAGGCCCGCGCCACCGACCCCAGTACCAGGTCCTTCACCGGCGCAGCGCTCTGGCTCGGGCTCGGCGCGCTGGTCGTGAGCGGCGTCATCGGCAGCCTGGCCTGGGTCAGCAGGGACCGTTCCCCGCGATTCGCCAACTCCGATCAGGCCGACAACTAGCCGACGTTCTAGTCTGGTTGCACCCGGATCTCCCAGGTGCGGTCGTACACAGAAAGGGGCGCTGCGCTGAGCGTCGAAGCAGCTCCGTCTGCCGTCCAGCTGGCCGGCGCCGTCACCGATCAACTTCGGAAGTACCTGGCCGGCCGCCGCGCCGAGGCCGCCTATATCGGCACCGACTACGACGGGCTGATCGGTGCCCTCGAGGACTTCGTGTTGCGCGGCGGCAAACGGGTGCGGCCCGCCTTCGCCTACTGGGGCTACCGCGCCGTCACCGCCGACCCCGACCTGCCGGTCGATGACAATGCGCTGCGGTTGTTCTCCGCGCTGGAGCTACTGCATGCCTGCGCGCTGGTGCACGACGATGTCATCGACGATTCGGCGACGCGACGCGGCTGGCCGACGGTCCACGTCCACTTCACCGACGTGCACCGCAGCAGCGGCTGGCGGGGCTCCTGCGAGCAATTCGGCCGCTCGGCCGCGATCCTGCTGGGTGACCTGTCACTGGTGTGGGCCGACGACATCATCGCCGCAGCGGATCTGGACGACGACGGCCGGCGGCGCGTCCGGCGGGTGTGGTCGGACATCCGCACCGAGGTGCTCGGCGGCCAATATCTCGACATCGTCGCCGAATCCAGCGGTGCCGAGTCCATCGAGTCGGCGATGAACGTCAACACGTACAAGACCGCGTCGTACACGATCTCGCGACCGCTGCAGTTCGGCGCCGCGGCCGCCGCCGACCGGCCTGATGTCCAGCAGATCTTCTACGAACTCGGCACCGACCTCGGTGTGGCGTTCCAGCTGCGCGACGATGTTCTCGGCGTGTTCGGCGATCCCGCCGTCACCGGTAAACCGTCCGGCGACGACCTGCGGTCCG contains the following coding sequences:
- a CDS encoding DUF3040 domain-containing protein — protein: MPLSDHEQRMLDQIESALYAEDPKFASSVRGGTLRAPSTRRRLQGAGLFVIGLAMLVAGVAFKATMIGSFPILSVIGFVVMFGGVVFAITGPRVAGGRDRSGPPSSGSRQRRPKGGGGSFTSRMEDRFRRRFDE
- a CDS encoding GNAT family N-acetyltransferase, with protein sequence MATFLIDLSPTDMAQRLHDALSVYVDAMRYPRGTEGQRAAMWLEHTRRQGWKAVAAVEADTAPAAEPGAAQLSAAPLLGIAYGYCGAPDQWWQQQVVAGLHRIGVPAEEIGRLTSSYFELTELHIHPSAQGRGLGEALARRLLADRGESHVLLSTPEIVGEANRAWRLYRRLGFTDVIRGYHFAGDPRAFAILGRSLPL
- a CDS encoding LppM family (lipo)protein yields the protein MRDRSRRLRLRALALLLLIVAPLAVGCVRVHASITVSPDDQVSGQIIAAAKARDSDDQGPQFDLNVPFSQKISVSKYESDDFVGSEAVFSNLSFSEVPQLANLNREAAGVDISLRRAGNLVILEGRVDLTSVTDTDADVSLTVSFPGEVTSTNGDRLDTDVVEWKLKPGVVSTMSAQARATDPSTRSFTGAALWLGLGALVVSGVIGSLAWVSRDRSPRFANSDQADN
- the idsA2 gene encoding bifunctional (2E,6E)-farnesyl/geranyl diphosphate synthase, with the protein product MRSYTERGAALSVEAAPSAVQLAGAVTDQLRKYLAGRRAEAAYIGTDYDGLIGALEDFVLRGGKRVRPAFAYWGYRAVTADPDLPVDDNALRLFSALELLHACALVHDDVIDDSATRRGWPTVHVHFTDVHRSSGWRGSCEQFGRSAAILLGDLSLVWADDIIAAADLDDDGRRRVRRVWSDIRTEVLGGQYLDIVAESSGAESIESAMNVNTYKTASYTISRPLQFGAAAAADRPDVQQIFYELGTDLGVAFQLRDDVLGVFGDPAVTGKPSGDDLRSGKRTVLLAEAVQRATESDSAAADRLRAGIGTELSDADVRQLCDVIESVGALAAVEDRIELLTNRALTLLESAPINAPAKAGLTELARLAANRSA